GATGCGGCGGTGGAACTCGGCGATGTTGGATACGGCCCCATCCTTGTAGATGCCGGGGGAGGCGCCGCCGCGGTAGAAGTTTTTGCCGCGGATGAGCGTTTCGCCGCCGTAGGCGGTTTCGAGCACGCCTTGCGAGCCGAACATGCGATTGCGGATGCCATCGGGTTTCGTGCCCGCGGCGTCGAATTGTCGGCCGCTGAAGGTGACGCCGATGTCATCGGGATAGCGGTACACGCCGGCGAAATTGTCGGAGGCGTCACCCACGTCCGTCCGCACCACGCGCCCGCAGGTCATCGTCGCACTGACCGGCGGCTTGTCCATGATCCAGCTCATGACGTCCAGCGCATGGATGAACTGTTCGGTGATGATGTCGCCGGAGAGTTTCTTGTCGAAGACCCAGTTGCGGAGCCGGGCCTCGGGCGAGTCATCGGGTTTGGTCTGCGGATTGAGGCGCCCGCCGTGATACGACGCTTCGCCGAACGCCAAGTCGCCGATCGCGCCGGCACGAAGGCGCTTCAGGCATTCCATGTAGAACGGATCGACGCGCGTCTGAAAATCAACGAGAAACACCTTCTGTTTGTCCGTGGCGGTTTTGCCCAGCGTTTCGACGCGCTTGCAGCCGGGCACATCGACGGCGATCGGCTTGGCCAGGTACACGTGTACGCCCGCCTCGATGCCCGCCGCGGCGTGCGTCGGATGAAAGTACGGCGGACTGATGACGGCGATGGCGTCCACCTTGTCATCAAGCAGCTTCTTGTACGCATCGAGCCCCGTGTGACGACGCTCGGCGGGGAGGTTGAACTTGTCGCCCACATTGTCGACGCGGTCCTTGAAGTAGTCGGCGGCGCTGACGATTTCGTATCCGCCGTGCGCGGCGAAGAGTTGGATGATCCAGCTTCCTCGCCCGCCGCAGCCGATGAGCCCGAGGCGGACTTTGGGTGCGTCGGCGGCGTGCAGAATGCGCGGCGTGGCGAAGCTCAGTGCGGCGGCGGTCATCGAAGCGCCAAGAAATTCGCGTCGATCCATCGGGTGAAACCTCCGGGAAAGGGGGTCGGGGATCGGGGGTCAGGGATCGGGAGGCCTTGGGGCTGATCGCTGATGCCTGACCGCTGAGGGCTAGGTTTTATTGTACGCCGCGGGTTCGAGGGTGCGCAGGCGGCGGCGGATTTTGAAGAGACTCACGAGCATGCGGAACGAATCGCGCAGCGGGCGCACGGTCGAATCGGCGTCGTTGCGCCACACCACGCCGACTTCCGCGATGTCGTATCCGAGTTTGCGCGACAGGGCGAGCACTTCGCAGTCGAAGGCGAATCCGTTGTCGACGGCGAGGCCGAACACGCGGCGGGCCACGTCCCGGCGGAACAGCTTGAAGCCGCATTGCGTGTCGTACACGTCGCGCAGCATGATCGACCGGCGCACCACGCGGAAGATCCAGTTCATGAGCCATCGCAGAAACGTCTGCGGCGGATCGAGCACCGAGTCGTGCATCGCGCGCGATCCGATCACGACGCCGAAGTCCGACAGGAGCGGCAGCATTTTCTGCACTTCGGTGATGGGCGTGGACATGTCAGCGTCACACATGAGCAGCGCGTCGCCGGTCGCTTCGAGCATGCCGCGCCGGACGCTGTAACCTTTGCCGGAGTTGACGGGGTTGACGATGAGGCGGAGTTTCATGTCGCCGGGGCGATACTGTTCGACGAGCGAAGCGGTGCCGTCGGTCGACCCGTCATCGACGACGATCACCTCGATGCGTCCCAGCGCGTGTGCGGCGTAGTGGCGCAGGAGGTCGAGCGATTGAGCGATGCGCCGCGTCTCGTTGTACGCGGGGACGATGATCGACAACGCGGGATTCGGCGAAGCTTGCACGCTCATACGCGAAACACAGGACCCGGAGGCCTCCTGCGCCCATTATAACACATCCTCCGAAGGGACCCGCCCGACGCGGCGGCGACGAAAATGAGTAGTGCATTTATGAAAAGCGTCTGCTATGATCGAAGGGCGTTTTTTCGCCCGCTCCAACATCGAGGCATCGCTGGAGACCGGATCATGCAACGTTGCAACGTCACTCGCCGTCGATTCGTTCAAGGCGCCGCGGCCCTGGCCGCAGCGCCTTATTTCGTGCCCCGCCGCGCCTTCGGCGCCAACGACCTGCTCCGCGTGGGCATGATCGGCGTGGGCAAACAGGGGCAGCATCACTGCAACGTCTTGGGCAATTTCAACGAAGCGTTGATCGTCGCCATCTGCGACGTCGACAAGATGTCGCGCGAAGAGGCGGCGGGCAAGGTGCGCGCCATTCACAAAGCGCGTCACAAACCCGAGGACATCGACCTGTACGAAGATTACCACGAGGTGCTTTCGCGCAAGGACATCGACGCGGTGGTGATCACCACGCCCGATCACTGGCACGAGACGCCGGTCATCGAAGCATGCAAGGCGGGCAAGGACATCTACTGCGAGAAGCCCTTGTCGCTGACGGTGGATGAAGCATGGCGCATGGTGGCGGCGGTACGCAAGTACAGCCGCGTGTTTCAGACGGGTTCGATGCAGCGGTCGGATTCGAAGTTTCTGCACGCGTGCGAACTGGTGCGTAACGGGTACATCGGCAAGCTTCAGACGGTGCATGTCAACGTCGGAGGCCCGAGCAAGTGGTGCGATCTGCCGGAGGAGCCCAAACCCGTGGGGCTCAACTGGGACATGTGGCTGGGGCAGACGCCGACGCGCCCGTTCAATGCCATCCTGCGCCCGCCCAACAACGAGCACTTTCCGGCTTGGCGCAGCTATCGTGAATACTCCGGCGGGGGCATGACCGACTGGGGGGCGCATCACTTCGACATTGCGCAGTGGGGCATGGGCATGGACGGCTCGGGGCCGGTCCAGATCATCGCGCCGACCGATACGGATCCGCTGACCTATGTCTACGAAACCGGCGTGAAGATGTATCACGTCTACGACAACAAGCCCAAGGACATGAAAGTCAACGGCGTGCTGTTCACCGGCACCGACGGCACGGTCGAAGTCAACCGCGGGTACCTCAAGACGAATCCCGAAGCGCTCGCCGACATCCGCAACTTCAAGTTCAAGGACTCGGACGTGCGGCTCTACAAGAGCCAGAACCATCACGCCGACTGGATCGACGCCATCAAGAAACGCTCGCGCCCGATCTGCGATGTGGAGATCGGCGCCTCCAGCGCCTGCGTGTGCCACCTGGGCAACTTCGCGTACTGGACCGGTCAGTCGTTCAAGTACGACCCCAAGACGCACACGATTCCCGACAACGCGGAAATCGCCAAGCTGCTGCGCCGTGATCACCGCTCGCCGTATGACACGGTGGAAATATAAATGAAGATGTCAGCGTTCAGGTGTCAGCGGCCTGCAAAGGCCGCCCCTGATCCCGGACCCCCGATCCTCGATTCCTGAACCCTCAACCCAGCCCGCCAATTTGGAGCGTTCACCATGTCTCTGACACGTCGCCAGTTCACGCAATCCGCCCTCGCCGTCGCGGCGACGGCCCCGATGTTCGTCCCCCGCTCGGCCTTCGGCGCCAATGACAAGATCACCATGGGGTGCATCGGCATCGGCTGGCAGGGCACGACGAACATGAATCAGTTCCTCGGCAAGGACGACTGCCGCATCGTGGCCGTGTGCGATGTGGACAAGAATCACCTCATCGCGGCCCAGAACGCCGTCAACAAGAAGTACGGCAACAGCGACTGCAAAACCTATCACGACTACAAGGAACTGATCGCCCGCAAGGACATCGACGCCGTGGTGATCTGCACGCCCGATCACTGGCACAGTCTGCCCGCCATCGCCGCCGCCAACGCCGGCAAGGACATCTTCTGCGAGAAGCCGCTCTCGCACTCGCTTGTCGAAGGCATTCGCATGGTCGAAGCGGTCGAGAAAAACAACCGCATCTGGCAAACCGGCTCGTGGCAGCGGAGCACGTTCAACTTCCGACAGGGCGTCGAGCTGGTTCACAACGGGCATATCGGCAAGGTGACGCGCGTCGAAGTCGGCCTGCCGTCCGGTCATAACGACTTCGCCAAGTCCGGCCCGCCCGGACCCAACAGCGACGCCCCCGCCGAGCTGGACTTCGATACCTGGCTCGGCCCGGCGCAGCAGATGCCCTACAACAAGGCGATCAGTCACAAGAACTGGCGATGGAACTACAACACCGGCGGCGGGCAGCTCATGGACTGGATCGGACACCATTGCGACATCGCGCACTGGGGCCTGGCCGACCCCGAGTTCGGCATCGGCCCCGATGACAAGATCGGCCCGGAAGAACTGAGCGCGACCGCCGAGTTCCCCGATCACGATGCGATCTGGAACACCGCGACGAAGTTCCGCATCGAATGCAAGTACCCCAAGGGCGTCGAAGTCGTCATTGCCGGCGGATACGGCGACATCGCCGGCGGCACGAAGTGGATCGGCCCGGACGGATGGGTCTACGTCAATCGCGGAAAGTTCACCGCGTCGGACATGGAGTGGACGAAACCCAAGTTCGATCGCGGCCCCAAGAAGGCGTACGACTCGAACAATCACTGGCAGAACCTGCTCGACTGCATCAAGAGCCGCAAGCCGACGATCACGCCCGTCGCCGTCGCGCACCGCTCGGCGACGCCGGGGCATCTGGGCATCGTCGCCGCGGCGCTGGGCCGCACGATCAAGTGGGACGCCGAGGCGCAGCGCGTCGTCAATGACGATGAGGCGAACAAGCTCCTGTACCTCGAAGGCGACAAAACGCCGTGGATGCCGATGCGCAAGCCGTTTGTGATCGGATAACGATCGCGCGATGCGAATGTGAATGTGTATACAAGGCGGGGGGACTTAAGTCCCCCCGCCTCTTTTAGGCGCGTTTGTAGAACGGGAGCGGGACGACCGTCGCGTCGACCTGTTGCTTGCCGAAGTCGACGGCGAGCTTGGTATCCATCATGGCGTGCGCGGCGTCGACGTAGGCCATCGCGATGGGGACGTCGAGCGTCGGGGAGAGGCAGCCGCTGGTGACTTCGCCAATGGGTTGGCCGTTGAGGACGACGGGCATGTGCTGACGGGGCGTGCGGCGGCCGTCGAGTTTGAGGCCGACGAGCTTGCGTTTGGGGCCGGCGGCTTTGATGGACTTGAGCGCATCTTGTCCGATGAACGCGGGGATTTCAGGGCTGTCGCCGGCGGTCTGGTCCTTGTCGAGCGTGACGGCGAAGTCGAGGCCGGCGGAGAGCGGATCGATGTCTTCGGAAAGCTCATGCCCGTAGAGCGGCATGCCCGCTTCGAGGCGCAGCGTGTCGCGCGCGCCCAGTCCGGTCGGCTTGACCTTGATGCCGTCGGTTTCACGCAGCAGGAGCTTGATCGCCATGCCCGTCGACTTGGCGGGCAGGATGACTTCGACGCCGTCTTCGCCGGTGTACCCGGTGCGGGAGATGATGAGCTTGAGGATGAGCAGGTTCTTGGTGCAGAAGCTGTAGCGTTTGAGCGTCGGCACTTCGCTGGAGAACTTGCCGATCATCTGCATGACCTTGGGGCCTTGCAGGGCGACCATGCCGGTCGACTCGGTCACGTCGTCGATCTTGACGGACATGTCAGCCAGATGCTTTTTGAAATGCTCGAGCAGCTTGAGGCGATTGGCGGCATTGCAGACCATCATCCAGTGATCGTCGAAGCGGTAGATGATGATGTCGTCGAGGACCCCGCCGCGCTCGTTGCACACGAGGGCGTAGCGGCAGGCGTTGGTCTTCATGTCGGTGATGCGGCGGGTGAGGATCAGTTCGAGGAATCGGCGGGCGTGGCGGCCGGAGAATTTGACGCGGCCCATGTGCGAGACATCGAAGATGCCCGCGGCGGTGCGGACGTTGTGATGTTCGTCGAGGATCGAGCCGTAGTGAATGGGCAATTCCCATCCGGCGTAGTCGACGAACTTGCCACCGTGTTCCTGGTGAAACGAATAAAAGGGCGTGCGAAGCAAAGCGGTATCCTTCACGTCAAAAGCGGGATGGTCGTTTTCGCATAATCACGTGCAATTGTCCAGCGGGGGCGGACGTTGGGCATTACAATCCCGTTTCCGGAAGCGAATCGCCCGCCAAGTCGAGGAAATCCCAATGCGTTCAGTCCCCCGCTTCGTGCTCATGCTCACATGGGTCGCGGCCCTTGTCTTCACCCCGGCCGTTCACGCGGCGCAGGATCGGCCCAACATCCTCTGGATCGTCGCCGAGGACATCAGCCCGAACCTCGGATGCTACGGCGACGCCTACGCCACCTCGCCCAACATCGACAAGCTGGCCAAAGAAGGCGTGCGCTATGACTATGCCTTCTCCAACGCCGGCGTCTGCGCCATCGCGCGCACCACGCTGATCACCGGCCTCTACGCCCCGTCGATCGGCACGCAGTTCATGCGCTGCCGCGGGCCCATCCCAGACACGATCCGCGGCTACCCCAGCTATCTGCGCGACGCCGGCTACTTCACGACCAATCACACCAAGACCGACTACAACATCGCCGACCCGCCGATGAAGTCGATGTGGGACGAGGCGGACAAGAAGGCGCACTACAAGCACCGCAAGCCCGGCCAGACGTTCTTCGCCGTCTTCAATATCGAATTGAGCCACGAATCGCAGCTTCGCGATCCGGCCTACAGCAAGAACGTCCGCCCCAAGCTCTCGGCGGCGGAACTGCATGACCCCGCCAAGGCGCGCGTCCCGGCGTATATGCCCGACATTCCGACCGTCCGCGAAGACTGGGCGCACTACTACGACTCGATCACCGCGATGGACAAGGAAGTCGGCCGCCTGCTCGGAGAACTGGACAAAGAAGGCCTCGCCGATGATACCATCGTCTTCTTCTACGGGGACCACGGCGGAGGCATGCCGCGGTCCAAGCGCTGGTGCTACGACTCGTCGACGCGCGTGCCGCTGATCATCCGATTCCCGAAAAAATGGCAGCATCTGGCCCCGGCGCAGCCCGGCGGGACGACGGATCGGCTCGTGAGCTTCATCGACTTCGGGCCGACGGTGATCAGTCTCGCCGGCGCCGAGCCGCCTTCGATCATGCAGGGCGAGGCCTTCCTCGGCAAATTCGCCCGCGAGCCGCGCCAGTTCGTCTACAACTATCGCGATCGGATGGACGAGCGCTACGACCTCGTCCGTGCGGTGCGCGACAAGAAGTACAACTACATCCGCAACTACCACCCCGAGTTGCCCTGGTTCCATCATCAGGCCTGCGACTACAACCTTCAGACGCCGACCACCGCGGCCTGGCAGAAACTCAGCGAAGCCGGCAAACTCACCGGCGCCCCGGCGATCTTCATGGCTGATTCCAAACCCATGGAGGAGCTCTATGACGTCGCGGCGGACCCGGATGAGATTCACAATCTGGCGAGCGATGCGGATTACGCACCGGTGCTGGCGAAGATGCGCACAGCGCTGCGGCAATGGCAGGATCAGGTGATCGACTTGGGCTTCATCCCCGAGCCGGAACTGCGAAGCCGATTCGACGAGCCGCCCTATGCCGCGGTGCGGGATCATCCCGACAGTTACCCGATGGGGCCCATCCGAGACGCGGCGGATCTGGCCATTGCGCGGAACCCCAAGAGTGTGCCGGCCCTGACGCAACTGCTCGACGACAAGGAGCCTGTCGTGCGCTACTGGGCGGCGACGGGGCTTTTGTCGCTGGGTGATGACGCCAAGCCGGCGCTGGCGGCGCTTTCCAAGGCGATGAGCGATGCGAATCTCGTCGCCGCCATCCCCGCCGCCGAGGCCGTCATCCGTCTGGGCGGCGAGGCGGACAAGGCCCGGATGGTTCTCGCTAAGGCCTTGTCAGACAAAAACGAATGGACGCAGCTCATGGCCGCCAACGCCATCGAACGCCTCGGCCCGGCGGGCAAGGGCGCGCTTCAGGAAGCCAAGGACACCATATTCAGCAATGACTACGTCAAGCGGGTGATTTCAGGCCTGTAAACACGTGTCATCGGACCCGATCCGTGGGATCACGCGCATGTATGCAAGTTTTTTTGTCTACTTATCCATAAAGGGCTTGTAACAATTTAGGACGTTGGGTATATTCTGCTTGGCTCGACACTGGCAAAGGGCTGGACCCCGGGGCGAGCCGGAAAAAAGACGGTTTGGGTTTCTAAAAGGCGCAGGAAAATCATGGGAAAGCGGACTGCTAAACGTCAGGCGCGTATGCG
The nucleotide sequence above comes from Planctomycetota bacterium. Encoded proteins:
- a CDS encoding glycosyltransferase, translating into MSVQASPNPALSIIVPAYNETRRIAQSLDLLRHYAAHALGRIEVIVVDDGSTDGTASLVEQYRPGDMKLRLIVNPVNSGKGYSVRRGMLEATGDALLMCDADMSTPITEVQKMLPLLSDFGVVIGSRAMHDSVLDPPQTFLRWLMNWIFRVVRRSIMLRDVYDTQCGFKLFRRDVARRVFGLAVDNGFAFDCEVLALSRKLGYDIAEVGVVWRNDADSTVRPLRDSFRMLVSLFKIRRRLRTLEPAAYNKT
- a CDS encoding gfo/Idh/MocA family oxidoreductase, with translation MQRCNVTRRRFVQGAAALAAAPYFVPRRAFGANDLLRVGMIGVGKQGQHHCNVLGNFNEALIVAICDVDKMSREEAAGKVRAIHKARHKPEDIDLYEDYHEVLSRKDIDAVVITTPDHWHETPVIEACKAGKDIYCEKPLSLTVDEAWRMVAAVRKYSRVFQTGSMQRSDSKFLHACELVRNGYIGKLQTVHVNVGGPSKWCDLPEEPKPVGLNWDMWLGQTPTRPFNAILRPPNNEHFPAWRSYREYSGGGMTDWGAHHFDIAQWGMGMDGSGPVQIIAPTDTDPLTYVYETGVKMYHVYDNKPKDMKVNGVLFTGTDGTVEVNRGYLKTNPEALADIRNFKFKDSDVRLYKSQNHHADWIDAIKKRSRPICDVEIGASSACVCHLGNFAYWTGQSFKYDPKTHTIPDNAEIAKLLRRDHRSPYDTVEI
- a CDS encoding gfo/Idh/MocA family oxidoreductase encodes the protein MSLTRRQFTQSALAVAATAPMFVPRSAFGANDKITMGCIGIGWQGTTNMNQFLGKDDCRIVAVCDVDKNHLIAAQNAVNKKYGNSDCKTYHDYKELIARKDIDAVVICTPDHWHSLPAIAAANAGKDIFCEKPLSHSLVEGIRMVEAVEKNNRIWQTGSWQRSTFNFRQGVELVHNGHIGKVTRVEVGLPSGHNDFAKSGPPGPNSDAPAELDFDTWLGPAQQMPYNKAISHKNWRWNYNTGGGQLMDWIGHHCDIAHWGLADPEFGIGPDDKIGPEELSATAEFPDHDAIWNTATKFRIECKYPKGVEVVIAGGYGDIAGGTKWIGPDGWVYVNRGKFTASDMEWTKPKFDRGPKKAYDSNNHWQNLLDCIKSRKPTITPVAVAHRSATPGHLGIVAAALGRTIKWDAEAQRVVNDDEANKLLYLEGDKTPWMPMRKPFVIG
- the gcvT gene encoding glycine cleavage system aminomethyltransferase GcvT → MLRTPFYSFHQEHGGKFVDYAGWELPIHYGSILDEHHNVRTAAGIFDVSHMGRVKFSGRHARRFLELILTRRITDMKTNACRYALVCNERGGVLDDIIIYRFDDHWMMVCNAANRLKLLEHFKKHLADMSVKIDDVTESTGMVALQGPKVMQMIGKFSSEVPTLKRYSFCTKNLLILKLIISRTGYTGEDGVEVILPAKSTGMAIKLLLRETDGIKVKPTGLGARDTLRLEAGMPLYGHELSEDIDPLSAGLDFAVTLDKDQTAGDSPEIPAFIGQDALKSIKAAGPKRKLVGLKLDGRRTPRQHMPVVLNGQPIGEVTSGCLSPTLDVPIAMAYVDAAHAMMDTKLAVDFGKQQVDATVVPLPFYKRA
- a CDS encoding sulfatase-like hydrolase/transferase, with protein sequence MRSVPRFVLMLTWVAALVFTPAVHAAQDRPNILWIVAEDISPNLGCYGDAYATSPNIDKLAKEGVRYDYAFSNAGVCAIARTTLITGLYAPSIGTQFMRCRGPIPDTIRGYPSYLRDAGYFTTNHTKTDYNIADPPMKSMWDEADKKAHYKHRKPGQTFFAVFNIELSHESQLRDPAYSKNVRPKLSAAELHDPAKARVPAYMPDIPTVREDWAHYYDSITAMDKEVGRLLGELDKEGLADDTIVFFYGDHGGGMPRSKRWCYDSSTRVPLIIRFPKKWQHLAPAQPGGTTDRLVSFIDFGPTVISLAGAEPPSIMQGEAFLGKFAREPRQFVYNYRDRMDERYDLVRAVRDKKYNYIRNYHPELPWFHHQACDYNLQTPTTAAWQKLSEAGKLTGAPAIFMADSKPMEELYDVAADPDEIHNLASDADYAPVLAKMRTALRQWQDQVIDLGFIPEPELRSRFDEPPYAAVRDHPDSYPMGPIRDAADLAIARNPKSVPALTQLLDDKEPVVRYWAATGLLSLGDDAKPALAALSKAMSDANLVAAIPAAEAVIRLGGEADKARMVLAKALSDKNEWTQLMAANAIERLGPAGKGALQEAKDTIFSNDYVKRVISGL